TCACTGGTTCTTTCCCCTGCACACGAAGCAGATCATTAATTGCCACAGCTTTCTTCAGAAAGCTTTGTTTCATCCGCTCTCCGACCTTCTCATTGGAAAAACGGAGCATCCGGAATAGTTGATCCGTATCCATATCAAGCAATATTGAACCGTGCTGCAGCACGACGTTTTTTTGCCGAACCTGTGCGCTCCCCGCCACTTTGCGGCCTTCTACCACAAGCTCATACCAGGAAGGGGAATCGAAGCACGCCGCCGATCCCGCCGAAGCGTATTTCTCTTTCTCTTCATCGCTCGCAAGCTGTACCATCTCAGCGGCCAATCCCAGCGCTCGAAAACCTTGCAGCAACCCTTCGCTCAGCACCCGGTAGGCTTCCGTCACATTGCGCGGTATCCCCGGATAGTCCTCTGCCACAATAATGCTGTACGTCAATTCCTTATCGTGGAGAACGGCTCTCCCGCCGGTTGGACGACGAACGAAGCCAATTCCCTCCTTGGCTACAGCTTCTTGATCAACCTCTGCGGCCTTTTGAAAATAACCAATGGATA
Above is a genomic segment from Paenibacillus sp. HWE-109 containing:
- a CDS encoding lipoate--protein ligase family protein, whose translation is MTAWRFIHTGDRSPAENMALDEAILTAHSEGKVPPTVRFYGWNPATLSIGYFQKAAEVDQEAVAKEGIGFVRRPTGGRAVLHDKELTYSIIVAEDYPGIPRNVTEAYRVLSEGLLQGFRALGLAAEMVQLASDEEKEKYASAGSAACFDSPSWYELVVEGRKVAGSAQVRQKNVVLQHGSILLDMDTDQLFRMLRFSNEKVGERMKQSFLKKAVAINDLLRVQGKEPVTLGQVEEAFRREIAAGLGVELVEAGLTAYEMELSDQLVREKYGTDDWNLRR